A single genomic interval of uncultured Desulfobulbus sp. harbors:
- a CDS encoding site-specific integrase, translating to MAAYSEKTALKRVDPNRWAGVYCRKSEERKCGSGADVCYYITFKREGKKVWEKVGWKSEGYSPQVAADLRADRQRAARHGGDVKTAKEIRQEKADQNKTLDELADLYFQQRGGNAQAAKFDRYRYDKHVSPLLGNKPVQDITHDDINNIKAAMEGKAVATIWGALEMIRRIANYGKKNKKCPGLSFIIAMPDRNNIKVEYLTPEQVTKFVDVLNAWPHQEVARMLKVAMFTGLRRGEIFKLEDSDIDFIQKIITLRNPKSGKDANVPLNSVVEKIIKEQIEWRKEKFPESTYIFPGKGGGLRVDSTAVERIKKKAELPGKFRIFHGLRHHYAVTLANSGKFTLDMIGELLTHSDPKITRERYAHFLPGAKKEAAEQALELLFPQGGE from the coding sequence ATGGCAGCGTACAGCGAGAAAACAGCACTCAAGAGGGTTGACCCGAATCGATGGGCAGGCGTTTATTGTCGAAAAAGTGAAGAACGAAAATGTGGGAGTGGAGCGGATGTTTGTTATTACATCACCTTCAAGAGAGAGGGAAAAAAAGTGTGGGAAAAGGTCGGGTGGAAATCAGAAGGATACAGCCCACAGGTAGCCGCTGACCTTCGAGCCGATAGACAACGAGCTGCACGGCATGGGGGCGATGTCAAGACGGCAAAGGAGATCCGACAAGAGAAAGCAGACCAGAACAAGACCCTTGATGAATTGGCCGACCTCTATTTTCAACAACGAGGTGGCAATGCACAGGCGGCAAAATTCGACCGTTACCGATATGACAAGCATGTTTCTCCCCTCCTTGGAAACAAACCTGTTCAGGACATCACCCATGACGACATCAACAATATAAAGGCCGCCATGGAGGGGAAAGCCGTTGCTACGATATGGGGAGCGCTGGAGATGATCCGCCGCATTGCCAATTACGGAAAGAAAAACAAAAAATGCCCCGGTCTATCCTTCATCATCGCGATGCCAGACCGTAACAATATAAAAGTGGAGTACCTGACCCCGGAACAAGTTACTAAGTTTGTGGACGTGCTGAATGCTTGGCCGCACCAGGAGGTTGCAAGGATGCTAAAGGTTGCCATGTTTACAGGCTTGAGGCGTGGCGAAATTTTCAAACTTGAAGATAGCGACATCGATTTCATTCAAAAGATTATCACGCTACGAAACCCCAAGAGCGGAAAGGATGCCAATGTTCCTCTAAACTCCGTTGTCGAAAAAATCATCAAAGAACAGATAGAGTGGAGGAAAGAGAAGTTTCCCGAAAGCACCTACATTTTTCCTGGCAAAGGTGGAGGTCTCCGCGTCGATTCAACAGCCGTGGAGCGCATTAAAAAAAAGGCCGAACTCCCTGGTAAATTTCGAATTTTCCATGGATTACGTCACCATTATGCTGTCACCCTGGCCAACAGCGGTAAGTTCACCCTTGATATGATAGGTGAGCTACTGACCCATAGTGACCCCAAAATAACAAGAGAGCGATACGCGCATTTTCTTCCTGGTGCCAAGAAAGAGGCAGCGGAGCAAGCCCTTGAATTGCTCTTCCCTCAAGGGGGCGAATGA
- a CDS encoding IS4 family transposase, with translation MPTGCDSGKSETYYSLEFISRFLPQSRQDIDASFNGEDFTRNRKLPLAITLALLINMVRPGKRFGYQEVINRFFSDTGLAHEKGLSPPDKAAFLRARKKVPLDVFSGLFKKAVEKAHSLASTCGGARWNGFRLIAIDGTKKNVPYSKELAQTFGVPHGAHYPQLLSCALFDVLLKIPLNLMWGAHDVSERTMALELINDLGLGDLLLLDRGYPGFELFEKIQNQGADFLVRLPDNGLFKPVTEFLAQGHRDGIVTLHPSEELIRQRLRNGEPAPEPIRLRVVKMRTKGSKTALFITTLKGKAAYPVGSLRELYHLRWEEEEFYKLIKELLEAENFRGKSRQFIDQEVMATYLYCLLVRIMMMEAAVKHHIPLSGICQQAAFLAATRFMDKLLVSQTLEDCQHWLELCLAEISWQRYKKRTGRSFPRISKRSYGKWGRRSA, from the coding sequence GTGCCAACTGGCTGTGATAGCGGCAAAAGCGAAACATATTATTCACTGGAGTTCATTTCCCGTTTTCTTCCTCAAAGCAGGCAGGATATCGACGCCTCTTTTAATGGCGAGGATTTTACCCGAAACCGCAAATTGCCACTGGCCATCACCCTTGCTCTACTCATCAATATGGTCAGACCTGGTAAACGTTTCGGTTACCAGGAAGTCATCAACCGGTTTTTCAGTGACACCGGTTTGGCTCATGAAAAAGGCCTCTCCCCACCGGACAAGGCAGCCTTTTTGCGAGCAAGGAAGAAAGTGCCTCTCGATGTTTTCAGCGGTCTTTTCAAGAAAGCTGTTGAAAAAGCTCATAGCCTCGCTTCGACTTGTGGTGGCGCAAGATGGAATGGCTTTCGTCTTATCGCCATCGATGGTACGAAAAAGAATGTACCGTATAGCAAAGAGTTAGCCCAAACATTCGGCGTCCCCCATGGAGCCCATTACCCACAGCTCCTTTCATGCGCGCTTTTCGATGTTCTGCTCAAGATTCCCCTCAATTTGATGTGGGGTGCGCATGACGTGAGCGAGAGGACCATGGCTCTTGAATTGATCAACGATCTCGGCTTAGGCGATTTGCTCCTGCTTGACCGGGGATATCCCGGGTTCGAACTCTTTGAAAAAATACAGAACCAAGGCGCCGACTTTCTTGTACGTCTGCCGGATAACGGTTTATTCAAGCCCGTCACCGAGTTTCTTGCCCAAGGACATCGGGATGGCATAGTAACCCTGCATCCTTCGGAAGAGTTAATCCGTCAGCGGTTGAGGAACGGCGAGCCCGCGCCGGAGCCAATCAGGTTGCGAGTGGTTAAAATGAGAACCAAGGGGAGCAAGACTGCCCTGTTCATCACCACTTTGAAGGGCAAAGCCGCATACCCTGTAGGCTCGTTGCGGGAACTCTATCATCTTCGATGGGAGGAGGAAGAGTTTTACAAGCTTATCAAAGAGCTGCTGGAGGCCGAAAACTTTCGTGGCAAAAGCCGCCAGTTCATTGACCAGGAAGTCATGGCCACTTATCTCTACTGCCTCCTGGTCCGCATTATGATGATGGAGGCGGCAGTGAAGCACCATATCCCGCTCAGCGGGATATGCCAGCAGGCAGCATTTCTGGCGGCAACGCGGTTTATGGACAAACTCTTAGTCAGCCAAACACTCGAAGACTGCCAGCATTGGCTGGAACTCTGCCTCGCTGAAATCAGCTGGCAGCGATACAAAAAACGAACGGGTCGTTCATTCCCCCGGATTTCCAAGCGGAGTTACGGGAAATGGGGGCGCCGGTCAGCTTAA
- a CDS encoding N-acetyltransferase, with translation MRQPRHSLIAVKQDIVIGHMLFTNAYIERGADNIAAQILAPLAVLPDFQAKGIGQKLVMAGLDALRRSGTQLVFVLGAPDYYPRCGFTPAGACGFEAPYPIPQEHASAWMAQELSPGVIGTIKGKIRCADSLHQPEHWRE, from the coding sequence ATCCGACAGCCGCGCCACTCACTGATCGCAGTTAAACAGGACATTGTGATCGGACACATGCTGTTTACCAATGCGTATATAGAAAGGGGTGCAGACAATATCGCAGCTCAAATACTTGCACCTCTTGCCGTTCTTCCAGATTTTCAGGCAAAAGGCATTGGTCAAAAACTGGTTATGGCTGGCCTGGATGCGCTTCGAAGATCAGGAACCCAACTCGTTTTTGTTCTCGGAGCCCCCGATTATTATCCCCGTTGCGGCTTTACTCCAGCAGGTGCTTGCGGCTTTGAGGCGCCCTATCCCATTCCGCAAGAACATGCCTCAGCTTGGATGGCGCAGGAGCTCTCGCCCGGCGTTATCGGCACCATAAAAGGAAAAATTCGTTGTGCCGATTCACTACATCAGCCTGAACACTGGCGAGAATAA
- a CDS encoding IS1634 family transposase produces MELGTVLVIETLWERLGIGKALRSLLDKGKYAVAYDQALLAMTANRLCAPESKLGVWDRWLEQVHLPKCQGLKLRQMYEAMDFLHKHIDAVEEAVFFQTANLFNLSVDLIFYDTTTASFSIDYEDEEDENDGLRQYGHSKEGTWTPQIVVALAVTREGLPVKSWVFPGNTADVSTIERIRKDLRGWNLGRALFVADSGMNSSANREELARACGKYLLATRMASVAEIKKEVLSQPGRFTTFTDNLQAKEVVIGDGERRRRYILCFNPKEAERQRIHREEIVGMLEEQLAGHKDRDASAQWAVELLASKRYKRYLRTTEAGKIRLDRAAITEAKRYDGKWVLETNDDTISLEDAALGYKGLLVIERCFRSLKRTQIKMMPMYHWAARRIETHVKICVLALLIERVAERECGEPWSRIRRNLAKLQATEFQNDQHSFFQINSAPEACRELMKKLVTPLPTKIFGIKPLEK; encoded by the coding sequence GTGGAACTCGGCACAGTGCTGGTCATCGAAACCCTTTGGGAGCGGTTGGGTATCGGCAAAGCGCTGCGGTCTCTGCTGGACAAAGGCAAGTATGCCGTTGCCTATGACCAGGCCCTGCTGGCCATGACCGCCAATCGTCTCTGCGCACCGGAATCCAAACTCGGTGTTTGGGATCGGTGGCTGGAGCAGGTCCATCTGCCCAAATGCCAAGGCCTGAAACTGCGGCAGATGTACGAGGCGATGGATTTCCTCCACAAGCATATCGACGCGGTAGAGGAAGCAGTCTTTTTTCAGACCGCCAACTTGTTCAACCTCTCGGTTGATCTGATCTTTTACGATACGACGACGGCTTCATTCTCCATTGATTACGAGGACGAGGAAGACGAAAACGACGGTCTGCGTCAGTACGGTCATTCCAAAGAGGGCACGTGGACGCCGCAAATCGTGGTCGCCCTGGCGGTTACCCGAGAGGGATTGCCGGTAAAAAGTTGGGTTTTTCCCGGTAACACGGCGGATGTATCCACGATCGAGCGCATCAGAAAGGACCTGCGAGGCTGGAACCTCGGTCGAGCGCTGTTCGTGGCCGACTCGGGTATGAACTCCTCCGCTAACCGAGAAGAACTTGCACGGGCCTGTGGCAAATACCTGCTGGCCACCCGCATGGCATCGGTGGCCGAAATCAAGAAAGAGGTCCTCTCGCAACCAGGTCGCTTCACCACCTTCACCGACAACCTGCAAGCCAAGGAAGTTGTTATCGGCGATGGCGAGCGACGGCGGCGATACATCCTCTGCTTCAACCCAAAGGAAGCAGAGCGGCAACGAATACATCGGGAAGAGATCGTCGGCATGCTCGAAGAGCAGCTTGCCGGCCATAAAGACCGTGATGCTTCCGCCCAATGGGCCGTCGAACTGCTGGCCTCAAAACGATACAAGCGATACCTGAGAACAACCGAGGCCGGAAAAATTCGCCTGGACCGAGCAGCCATCACCGAGGCCAAACGCTACGACGGCAAGTGGGTGCTGGAAACCAACGATGACACCATCAGCCTTGAAGATGCGGCCCTTGGCTACAAAGGGCTTTTGGTTATCGAACGGTGTTTCCGATCCCTCAAGCGCACCCAGATCAAAATGATGCCTATGTATCATTGGGCCGCACGGCGCATCGAAACGCATGTAAAAATCTGTGTTCTGGCGCTGCTCATAGAGCGCGTTGCGGAACGTGAGTGCGGGGAGCCCTGGTCCCGGATACGGCGCAACTTAGCCAAACTTCAAGCCACTGAGTTTCAAAACGACCAGCACAGTTTTTTTCAGATTAATTCAGCGCCGGAAGCCTGTCGTGAACTGATGAAAAAACTTGTAACTCCGCTACCGACCAAAATTTTTGGCATTAAGCCCCTTGAAAAATAA
- a CDS encoding IS66 family transposase — MTIDNINVEETIQRVTSLIAAEQDLSPALKSSLEVLLLLVSLLLNRLGLNSKNSSKPPSTDPFRTKKPRSASGRKPGGQPGHAGTTLRPVSDPDIIKEIVIDRSLLPPGRYRSSGHEARQVIDLDITTLVTEWRAEIVVDEQGRRHVAPFPEGITRPVQYGIGVKVNAVYMSQFQMVPYNRIEDHFLEQMGIPVSSGSIVNFNRDAFDRLAFFEQWVQKALQQEDLLHVDETGINIGGKRCWLHNVSSLGLSHFAPHAKRGGEAIESIGILPGFHGILCHDHWKPYFHYGRVHALCNAHHLRELERAWEQDGQQWAQQLSLLLKEANEMVHGAGGCLDSATAEQYRVRYRELLQQAELECPAPAPKLNNGKRGRIAKSKSRNLLERLQSFENDVLRFLDDPLVPFTNNQAENDLRMIKVQQKVSGCFRSMEGAETFCRIRSYITTCRKQGITASKALRLLFQGRWPDFMSTLVVSVCAE, encoded by the coding sequence GTGACAATCGATAACATCAATGTAGAAGAGACAATCCAGCGGGTTACCAGCTTGATAGCCGCTGAGCAGGATCTTTCACCGGCGCTGAAAAGCAGCCTGGAAGTTCTGTTGCTCTTGGTTTCATTGTTGTTGAATCGCCTTGGTCTCAATAGCAAAAACAGTAGCAAGCCGCCGTCGACCGATCCTTTCCGCACTAAAAAACCTCGTTCTGCGAGTGGTCGCAAACCCGGCGGTCAGCCTGGTCATGCTGGAACGACACTGAGACCTGTCAGTGATCCCGATATCATCAAGGAGATTGTTATCGATCGCAGCCTGCTTCCCCCTGGGCGCTATCGCAGCAGCGGCCACGAGGCACGCCAGGTCATTGACCTGGACATCACCACCCTGGTGACCGAATGGCGTGCCGAGATCGTGGTGGATGAACAGGGCAGACGTCATGTCGCACCGTTTCCGGAAGGGATCACCAGGCCGGTACAGTATGGCATCGGCGTGAAGGTCAATGCTGTGTATATGTCGCAGTTCCAGATGGTGCCATATAATCGGATCGAGGACCACTTCCTGGAGCAGATGGGTATTCCGGTCAGTAGCGGTTCCATTGTCAATTTCAACCGTGACGCCTTTGATCGTCTGGCCTTCTTCGAGCAGTGGGTGCAAAAGGCGTTGCAACAAGAGGACTTGCTTCATGTCGACGAGACAGGGATCAACATCGGTGGCAAACGATGCTGGCTGCATAATGTTTCCAGTCTTGGGTTAAGCCATTTCGCTCCCCATGCAAAACGGGGCGGTGAGGCAATAGAGTCCATCGGTATCCTCCCAGGTTTCCACGGGATACTCTGCCACGATCATTGGAAACCCTATTTCCATTACGGCCGGGTTCATGCCTTGTGCAATGCGCACCATTTGCGTGAACTGGAACGGGCCTGGGAGCAAGATGGTCAACAATGGGCCCAGCAGCTCAGCCTGCTGCTCAAGGAGGCCAATGAGATGGTCCATGGCGCTGGCGGATGTCTCGATTCCGCCACGGCAGAGCAGTACAGGGTGCGATATCGAGAACTCTTGCAACAAGCCGAACTGGAATGCCCGGCACCGGCCCCTAAGCTCAACAACGGAAAACGGGGACGAATAGCCAAATCGAAATCCAGAAACCTGCTGGAGCGATTACAGAGCTTTGAAAACGACGTTCTTCGGTTCTTGGACGATCCGCTGGTGCCTTTCACCAATAACCAGGCAGAAAATGACCTGCGGATGATCAAGGTGCAGCAGAAGGTGTCAGGGTGCTTCCGTTCAATGGAAGGTGCAGAGACTTTCTGCCGTATCCGTAGCTACATCACGACCTGTAGAAAACAAGGCATTACTGCGTCCAAAGCACTGCGCTTACTCTTCCAGGGCAGATGGCCCGATTTTATGAGTACGCTTGTGGTTTCGGTTTGCGCTGAATAG
- a CDS encoding bifunctional DNA primase/polymerase, giving the protein MSNAEPWVKKYLKPKTAPSLSEHAIACLNAGLSVIPCAVHGKKPALKSWAPYQAKRMAHDEAVRLFAKSGCNIAVVAGSISGHLECLDFDNPDLWKPFLDTVESVNQDLRAKLTVWQETPSDGFHLVYRCESPVGGNVKLAMSKQYNNRNGKPQQDTWIETRGQGGYFLIAPSQVLPHTNGTGKYTLHGDLYKLPVLTAEERELLHGIAKSFDEGGHHDREHHQDTTRLHGDRPGDVFNRDADLETMLIHYGWTLTRKVCDRLHLSRPGKADGSTSATLNRQGLFVFTTSTPLPTMKPLDAFAIYTFMEHGGDFSAAARSLRVDSDKSEFPDNSDKSEFPDAVRQLSDKNPTDAQIRDGLSKEVSMFVEADPASFTNNDVYSELCVKTRKEKKIIADALTYLHKSGKINKIEGKRGHWEVVQPEPEPMDILSVGDDRVNLLLPLDIHEHAVIRPGTIISVNGAQNSCKTSFLLTICRNFLSDHRYPPKALPLSSESVLKVVAPTEVKYLNSEMGAVELKQRIVAMGGDPAQWVQHIKFIECNHSYDKQVVSDGITLVDFLEVHDEFYMAGKFIADIHRKLNKGIAVIALQKRQGFSFAKGGEMTLEKPRLAVNLDNNAPHGFICKVVKLKEPVDHRCSIQGMERDFVIGEQSRILPTSDWRFVNEIQRKKINQDYDAYHLPDRVRREGADYRLIEQPKRR; this is encoded by the coding sequence ATGAGTAACGCGGAGCCCTGGGTAAAGAAGTATCTCAAGCCAAAAACCGCACCGTCTCTCAGTGAGCACGCAATAGCCTGTTTGAACGCCGGGCTATCAGTCATCCCTTGCGCGGTTCACGGCAAGAAGCCAGCCCTAAAAAGTTGGGCGCCATACCAAGCAAAGCGAATGGCCCACGATGAAGCCGTGCGGCTCTTTGCCAAGTCAGGATGCAATATCGCAGTTGTCGCTGGCTCCATCTCTGGACATCTCGAATGTCTCGATTTCGACAACCCCGACCTCTGGAAGCCGTTCCTCGACACCGTGGAATCGGTCAACCAGGATCTGCGAGCAAAGCTGACTGTCTGGCAAGAAACTCCCTCCGATGGCTTTCACCTCGTTTATCGATGTGAGTCCCCGGTCGGTGGCAATGTCAAGCTGGCGATGTCAAAGCAGTACAATAACCGCAACGGGAAACCCCAGCAAGACACCTGGATCGAGACCAGGGGTCAAGGGGGGTATTTTTTAATTGCTCCCAGCCAGGTGTTGCCACACACCAATGGGACCGGCAAATACACCCTCCATGGCGACCTCTACAAACTCCCTGTCCTGACCGCCGAGGAAAGGGAACTGCTTCATGGTATCGCAAAATCGTTTGATGAGGGCGGTCACCATGACAGGGAGCATCACCAGGATACCACCCGCCTTCATGGTGACCGCCCCGGCGATGTTTTCAACAGGGATGCCGACCTGGAAACGATGCTCATTCACTATGGATGGACATTGACCCGAAAAGTTTGTGATCGCCTCCATCTGAGCAGGCCGGGGAAGGCGGATGGCAGCACATCAGCGACACTGAACCGACAAGGGTTGTTTGTGTTCACAACCAGCACACCCCTGCCCACAATGAAGCCATTGGATGCCTTCGCGATCTACACCTTCATGGAGCATGGGGGCGACTTCTCAGCAGCGGCAAGGTCGTTACGGGTGGATTCCGACAAATCCGAATTTCCCGACAATTCCGACAAGTCCGAATTTCCCGACGCTGTCCGACAACTTTCCGACAAAAATCCGACAGACGCACAAATCCGGGATGGATTATCGAAGGAGGTCTCCATGTTTGTTGAGGCCGACCCTGCATCATTCACGAATAATGACGTATATTCGGAGCTTTGCGTGAAAACCAGAAAAGAGAAAAAGATAATCGCAGACGCGCTTACCTACCTACATAAATCAGGTAAAATCAATAAGATAGAAGGCAAGCGGGGGCATTGGGAGGTAGTTCAGCCTGAACCTGAACCCATGGACATACTAAGCGTTGGCGACGATCGGGTTAATTTGTTGTTACCATTGGATATTCACGAACACGCAGTTATCAGACCAGGAACGATTATCAGCGTTAACGGAGCTCAAAATAGCTGCAAAACGAGCTTTCTTCTGACCATTTGTCGGAATTTTTTGTCGGACCACAGATACCCCCCTAAAGCTCTACCACTTTCCAGTGAAAGTGTACTGAAAGTGGTAGCCCCGACAGAGGTAAAGTATCTGAACTCCGAGATGGGCGCCGTTGAACTGAAGCAGAGAATCGTTGCCATGGGTGGAGATCCTGCCCAATGGGTGCAACACATAAAGTTTATTGAGTGCAATCACAGTTACGACAAGCAAGTTGTTTCCGATGGTATCACCCTTGTTGATTTCCTGGAAGTCCACGATGAATTTTATATGGCTGGGAAATTCATTGCCGACATTCACCGCAAGCTAAACAAAGGGATTGCCGTTATCGCTTTGCAAAAGCGCCAAGGGTTTTCCTTTGCAAAGGGTGGAGAGATGACTTTGGAAAAACCACGGCTCGCTGTCAACCTCGATAATAATGCCCCCCATGGGTTCATCTGCAAGGTGGTCAAGTTGAAAGAGCCGGTGGACCACCGATGCTCCATTCAAGGGATGGAGCGCGATTTCGTTATCGGTGAGCAGTCCAGGATTTTACCCACTTCTGACTGGCGATTCGTGAATGAGATCCAGCGCAAGAAAATCAACCAAGACTATGATGCATATCACTTGCCGGACCGGGTGAGGCGTGAAGGTGCTGATTACCGGCTTATTGAGCAACCAAAACGGAGATGA
- a CDS encoding PQQ-binding-like beta-propeller repeat protein, which produces MKSKKNIMLLSLSLFFISVNAWSGTPGTLKWAFGTGDEVTSSPAIGPDGTIYIGSQDKNFYAINPNGTKKWSFSTGTRILGSPAINSDGIIYVQSNGDYTLFPPISGYLYAINPDGSEKWRFATGQGSASSCPSFGADGTIYVATATSLWAINPDGTKKWSVDNQSSCIDDPETSSPSVGPDGTIYIGSCKTYYCYYPALKGSVYALNPNGTEKWTMRIGSEVRSSPAISSDGTIYVGAYDSKVYAINSNGTLKWDFYCNGHIYASPSIGKDGTIYVGVKLGDADKFYAIHPNGTEKWSFTLSRGTVSSACISADGTIYFAGWDDRLYALNSDGTQKWLFTIPWGLGSKSSPAIAADGTIYVGLADKLYAVYGGSDGLAKSSWPMFNHDVRHVGKFETLAENRYIIPFLSPLLLDK; this is translated from the coding sequence ATGAAATCGAAAAAAAACATTATGTTGTTAAGCCTATCGTTATTTTTTATCAGTGTTAATGCCTGGTCAGGTACTCCTGGTACTCTAAAATGGGCTTTTGGAACCGGTGATGAAGTCACATCTTCTCCTGCTATTGGACCAGATGGAACAATATATATTGGCTCTCAAGATAAAAATTTCTACGCTATTAACCCTAACGGTACAAAGAAATGGAGCTTTTCGACCGGAACTAGAATTCTGGGATCACCTGCTATAAATTCCGATGGTATTATTTATGTACAATCAAATGGTGATTATACCTTATTTCCGCCAATTAGTGGCTATCTCTACGCTATTAATCCAGACGGATCCGAGAAATGGCGGTTTGCGACAGGGCAAGGCTCTGCTTCCTCCTGTCCTAGTTTTGGGGCCGATGGAACAATTTATGTGGCCACAGCAACGTCTTTATGGGCCATAAACCCAGATGGAACCAAGAAATGGAGCGTAGACAATCAATCGAGTTGTATCGATGACCCAGAAACTTCAAGCCCAAGTGTTGGGCCTGATGGTACTATATACATCGGTTCATGTAAAACCTATTATTGTTATTATCCTGCTCTCAAAGGATCAGTTTATGCACTCAATCCGAATGGTACTGAAAAATGGACTATGAGAATTGGAAGTGAAGTTCGATCTTCTCCTGCTATTAGCAGTGACGGGACGATTTATGTAGGGGCGTACGATTCTAAGGTCTATGCCATCAATTCAAACGGCACTTTGAAGTGGGATTTTTACTGTAACGGACATATTTATGCCTCTCCCTCTATCGGTAAGGATGGCACAATATATGTGGGTGTGAAATTGGGGGACGCAGATAAATTTTATGCGATTCATCCGAATGGTACGGAAAAGTGGTCATTCACACTCTCTAGAGGCACCGTTTCTTCGGCTTGCATAAGTGCTGACGGCACAATATACTTTGCCGGATGGGATGATAGACTATATGCTCTAAATTCAGATGGCACCCAGAAATGGCTTTTTACCATCCCGTGGGGGCTCGGTTCCAAATCATCGCCGGCTATTGCCGCGGATGGTACCATATATGTGGGACTGGCCGATAAATTGTATGCTGTTTACGGCGGATCTGATGGGTTGGCAAAATCATCTTGGCCAATGTTTAATCATGATGTGAGGCATGTAGGAAAATTTGAGACTTTAGCTGAAAATAGATACATTATTCCTTTTCTATCGCCTTTACTCTTGGACAAATAA
- a CDS encoding transposase — protein MFHVKNHKQLNILDPWAHLGPKRRALLDNSWAGLFQKHILPELPVESLRHHYHDYNGRPTKELYAMMGVMILQQMHDCTDQEAVEQFCFNIQWHYALNITSCSDAAVYLSHKTLWTMRDHLASDASYAEIFDASLGILAKLLKADMNKQRMDSVHVKSNMRNLGRIGLFTKTIKKFLVNLKRHHREHFDQLDTELTQRYLSKSQASLFAMVKPTESTRTLDQLAADVLLLTERFAAVDEVSTMQSFKLLSRLFAEQCVIEEDTTADSGKKAVARPNKEVPSDSLQNPSDADAGYSSHKGQGYQVQLVENYTTTDERGPSLITQVAVESADQHDANALLPALAQLEQKAMLPQQMLADSLYGSDSNCETALQEHQVAVISPVMPGNQKKFNLTEFTLDDQGKVLTCPQVTAPDTVKKSKSGYSALFPIAVCQNCSSFDRCPVSIGKKGYYYRYTDKDIRLARRRQEEESPEFREKYRYRAGVEATMSEFDRRTGVKHLRVRGMKAVRFAAFMKAIGLNILRASRHWGEKTSPMTSFYSLFFFFLAFQTYFKELFREDFSTRTHEGTNFQPVASFRADWAV, from the coding sequence ATGTTTCACGTGAAAAACCACAAACAGCTCAACATCCTCGACCCATGGGCCCATTTGGGACCCAAACGACGCGCCCTCCTGGACAACTCATGGGCAGGTCTTTTTCAGAAGCATATCCTGCCTGAACTCCCGGTGGAGTCCCTGCGCCACCATTATCATGACTACAATGGCCGACCCACCAAGGAACTGTATGCCATGATGGGGGTGATGATCCTCCAGCAAATGCATGATTGTACTGATCAGGAGGCGGTTGAGCAGTTCTGTTTCAATATCCAGTGGCACTATGCCCTCAACATCACCTCGTGCTCCGACGCGGCTGTATACCTCAGCCACAAAACGCTCTGGACCATGCGCGATCACCTGGCCTCGGATGCGAGCTATGCCGAGATATTTGATGCCTCCCTGGGCATCCTGGCCAAGTTGCTCAAGGCCGATATGAATAAGCAGCGCATGGACTCGGTGCATGTCAAATCCAACATGCGCAATCTGGGTCGTATCGGGTTGTTCACCAAAACGATCAAGAAGTTCCTCGTCAACCTGAAGCGACACCACCGGGAACACTTTGATCAACTCGACACGGAGTTGACCCAACGGTATCTGAGCAAATCGCAGGCGTCTTTGTTCGCCATGGTCAAACCCACCGAGTCCACCCGCACCCTTGATCAGTTGGCTGCGGATGTGCTGCTCTTGACCGAGCGTTTTGCCGCCGTGGACGAGGTCAGCACCATGCAGAGCTTCAAACTGCTGAGCCGGTTGTTCGCCGAACAGTGTGTCATCGAGGAAGACACCACCGCCGATTCTGGCAAGAAAGCCGTGGCCCGGCCGAACAAGGAGGTGCCCTCCGATTCACTGCAAAACCCCTCCGATGCGGATGCCGGCTACAGCAGTCATAAAGGCCAAGGGTATCAGGTGCAGTTGGTGGAAAACTACACCACCACCGATGAGCGTGGACCATCCCTGATCACGCAGGTGGCGGTGGAATCCGCGGATCAGCATGATGCCAATGCCCTCCTGCCCGCCTTGGCCCAACTGGAGCAGAAGGCGATGCTGCCGCAGCAAATGCTGGCCGATTCCCTCTACGGCAGCGACAGCAATTGTGAAACGGCCCTGCAGGAGCATCAGGTGGCAGTCATCTCCCCGGTCATGCCGGGCAATCAGAAGAAGTTCAACCTGACCGAATTCACCCTTGATGACCAGGGCAAGGTTCTCACCTGCCCCCAGGTCACGGCACCCGACACGGTGAAGAAATCAAAATCCGGCTACAGCGCACTCTTCCCCATCGCTGTTTGTCAGAACTGCTCCTCGTTTGACCGGTGCCCCGTCTCCATCGGAAAAAAGGGCTATTACTACCGCTACACCGACAAGGATATCCGCCTGGCCCGACGGCGACAGGAAGAAGAAAGCCCGGAGTTCAGGGAGAAGTACCGGTACCGGGCCGGCGTTGAGGCGACCATGTCGGAATTCGACCGGCGCACCGGTGTCAAACATCTCCGGGTTCGTGGCATGAAAGCAGTGCGGTTTGCCGCCTTCATGAAGGCCATCGGCTTGAACATATTGCGGGCCAGCAGGCACTGGGGCGAGAAAACCAGCCCAATGACGTCCTTTTACAGCCTATTTTTTTTCTTTTTGGCTTTCCAAACATATTTCAAAGAACTTTTTCGGGAAGACTTCTCAACAAGAACTCACGAAGGCACAAACTTTCAACCAGTCGCTTCTTTTCGAGCGGATTGGGCGGTTTGA